TGGTGCACGAAACGTTGTCGCGTGAGGCCGGCGACGATGTGGCCTTTGTAGAGATCGTTCGACCCCTTCTGCGCATGGTGGAGGAGGGGATGTCCTCGGAGGACCGCCCGGTGGTATTGCGGGTGGAGGGCGACGCAGGCTTCCTCCCCGCGGCGGTGGCCACCCCGTTAGCGGTCGTACTCAACGAGTTGCTGCAAAATGCGATCGACCATGCTTTTCCGGCCGGTCTAGATCTGCAAGTGGACCCGGGGGTTGCGATTGTGGGCCTGCACCGAGAGGGCGATCGGCTGACTGTCACCGTGGTCGACGACGGCGTTGGGGTGCCCGCCAACTTCGATCTCACCGCCGTGACCGGGCTTGGCCTGTCGATCGTGCGCACTTTGGTCACTTCGGAACTCATGGGGACCATCGCCATCGAGCGGGGGGCGGGGGGCGGGAACCGCCCCGGCACCGTCATCCGCCTCGATCTTCCCGCCTCGTTGCCCGAGTGATGCCGCTACGCGAAGCGACCTCCCGCTGGACAGGAGGTCGACGACGAAACGCACCCGAGGGGGTGCGGGGGGAACTAGGCGGTGCGGCGCTGGCGGGCGACGTACTGCTTGCGCAACTGGCGCCGCTCCTCTTCAGAGGTGCCGCCCCACACGCCGGAGTCCTGGTTGGTGGCGAGGGCGTACTCGAGGCATTGCACCTCTGCATGACATTCCCGGCAGACGGCCTTGGCGCTTTCGATCTGCTCGATGGCCGGGCCGGTGGTGCCGACCGGGAAGAACAGGTCGGGGTCGGTGTCGCGGCAAGAAGCGACGTCGCGCCAGTCCTCCCGCTCAACGGTGATTGGTAGGGGACGGTACTGGGCGAGGGCCACGACATACTCCGGGCGTCAAATGGTCACGACGAGTTCGTGACGAGTTTCACATGCCGCCACGCTGAGGGACTCAGTCCTAGTGCATGTTCGGCTGCGTTGGACATCTTATCCTCAGTGCGCTAACGCTTGCAAGCACTTTTTGTCGAGTCGAAGGTGACATTTGGCATGCTCGTGATCGCTCATCGTGGGGCATCCACGGATTTTCCTGAGAATACCCTGCTGGCCTTCGAGGGTGCCGTGGCCCAGGGGGCCGATGGTGTCGAGTTGGACGTCCGTCGCACCCGTGATGGGGCCCTCGTGGTGAGCCACGACGACACCCTTGCTGACGGTCGCGTGTTGGTGGACACCGACATGGCCGATCTCCCCGAATGGCTCCCCGGTTTTACCAGCGCCCTCCGCACCTGCCGCCCACTGACGGTGGTGAACACGGAAATCAAAAACGGGCCGGACGATAAGGATTTCGACGTCAGCGAGCAGTTGGCGGCGGCCGTGGTGGCCGAATTGACGGCGCGGGGCGAACTCGACGACGGCCGTCACCTCATCTCCTCCTTTCATCTTCCTACGGTGGATCGGGTGCATGCGTTGGCGCCTCAGTTGGCCACGGCCTGGTTGGTTACTCTCGTAGAGGATCCGGGTGCGCTCATCGACATGGCAGCGAGGCGCGGCCATGTGGCTATCCACCCTTACCACGTGTTCGTATCGAAAACCTTTGTGGCTCAGGCGCACGCAGCCGGCTTGGCGGTGAACACCTGGACGTGCGACGAACCAGACCGCATCAAATGGTTGGCTGATCTTGGGGTAGATGCGGTGGTCACCAACGTGCCCGCCATCGCGCGTCAGGCCCTCAGCTAGGGAGGACCAGCCGGAGGATGTTGGGTTCGTGGCTGATCTCGAGCAATTCGGTTTCGCCGAGGTAATCGCCGTCGACCTGGTAGGGGAAAGGCCCGTAGCCCGTCACGGTGAGGCGGGCGAGGTCGCTGCGGTAGTCCGTCCAACGTGACGTGCGCAGGTGCCGGCCTTGGCCGAGGGCGGAGCCGATGATGCGCAGGGTGCGGCCGAAGGCGAGGGTGCGCAGGGTGACTACGGCCAGCCCGCGCTCCAGGGTGGTTTCAGGGGCCAGATTGAGGGGCCGATTGCCGAGGTAGGTGTAGGGGTTCGTGTTGAGACAGATCGACAGGTACCCATCGTCCACCACCGTCCCGTCCTCGTAACGCACGGAAAAGCGCGGGCGGCTGCGGTCGTAGTGGCGTATCCAGGTGTCGAATCCGGCAAAGATAAACAGCGGATGACCGGCGTAGCGCTTGAGTCCAGACCGCCTCTCCACCTGGGCCACCGCCGCCGCGTCGAAGCCCATACCCACATGGAAGAGGAAGTAGCGGCCGTTTACCGTGCCCAGCCCGACGCGCTTGATGCGCCCGGCGTCGAGGGCGTCGAGGAGGTCGCTGGTGGCCTCGATGGGGTCGTTGGGCAGGCCGATGGTGCGGGCGAACACATTGGTGGACCCCCCGGGAAGCGCCGCCAGGGCACAGGGGGTGCCGGCGAGTCCGTTGGCGGCCTCATTGAGGGTGCCATCGCCACCGAGTACGACCACCACATCGGCGCCCGCCGCCGCCGCCCCCTGGGCGAGGCGGGTGGCATGGCCGCGCCTACTGGTCTCGGCGAGGGTGACGGCGTGATCGGCGGAGAGGGCCTTTTGGATGACGACCCGGCGCCGGGCGGTGACCGAGGACGCCGCCGAGTTGACCAACAGGAGCACGCGCATCACAACCCTGAACCTACCCGCCCCGCCTGTGGGCGATGACGCCTCGGTTGGAAGCATCGTGGGGCAACGTGCCACGATGCGGTATGCACGTTGTCGTCTGTGTGAAACAGATCCCCGACCCCGCCGAGCCGGGCAAACTCGAAGGTGACCTCACGCTGGATCGCAGCGGGAAACTCATCCTCGACGAGTCCGATAGCTACGGCGTCGAAATGGCCCTGCAGCTGGTGGACAAAGCCGGTGGAGGGGAAGTGACCTTGGTCTCCATGGCTCCCAACAACGAGAACAGTGGTCTTCGTACCGCCCTCGCCATGGGGGCCGCCAAGGCGATTCTCATTTCTGATCCGGTTCTTTCCGGTGCCGGTGCCCTCGACACCGCCAAGGTTCTCGCCGCCGCGATCAAGTCCGCCGAGCCCGATCTTGTGCTGGCGGCCACCGAATCGAGTGATGGCTACACCGGAACCGTTCCCGAGCAGATCGCCGCACTATTGGGCCTGCCTTCGATCACCTTCGCCAAGGAGGTGCACATCGACGGCCAGAGCGTGAATGTGCGCCGCCAGACCGAAGACGGGTACGACGAGGTCACCTGCTCGCTTCCCGCGGTGGTGTCGGTGACCGCTGGGGTGGTGGAGCCTCGCTACCCCTCCTTCAAGGGGATCATGGCCGCTAAATCCAAGCCGGTCGAAGAGCAAACAGTGGTCGGATTGGGTCTCGATCCGGCTCGGGTGGGAGCGGCGGGGGCCGGCCAGGAAATCGTGGCCGTGGAAGACGCCCCCGTGCGCGAGGCGGGCGAAATCATCGTGGACGACGGCGAAGCATTTACGAACATTGTCAGTTTCCTGGATGGCCTCAAGGTCATCTGAGGCCCGGATTTCGAGGAGAGAGAACGCACATGGCTCTGAAGAGCATTTGGGTGTACGCCGAAGCCACCAACGGCAACATCACACCCCTCAGTCTGGAACTTTTGGCCAAGGCTCGCACGCTTGGTGGTGC
The Acidimicrobiia bacterium genome window above contains:
- a CDS encoding glycerophosphodiester phosphodiesterase, translated to MLVIAHRGASTDFPENTLLAFEGAVAQGADGVELDVRRTRDGALVVSHDDTLADGRVLVDTDMADLPEWLPGFTSALRTCRPLTVVNTEIKNGPDDKDFDVSEQLAAAVVAELTARGELDDGRHLISSFHLPTVDRVHALAPQLATAWLVTLVEDPGALIDMAARRGHVAIHPYHVFVSKTFVAQAHAAGLAVNTWTCDEPDRIKWLADLGVDAVVTNVPAIARQALS
- a CDS encoding WhiB family transcriptional regulator, encoding MTVEREDWRDVASCRDTDPDLFFPVGTTGPAIEQIESAKAVCRECHAEVQCLEYALATNQDSGVWGGTSEEERRQLRKQYVARQRRTA
- a CDS encoding electron transfer flavoprotein beta subunit/FixA family protein; protein product: MHVVVCVKQIPDPAEPGKLEGDLTLDRSGKLILDESDSYGVEMALQLVDKAGGGEVTLVSMAPNNENSGLRTALAMGAAKAILISDPVLSGAGALDTAKVLAAAIKSAEPDLVLAATESSDGYTGTVPEQIAALLGLPSITFAKEVHIDGQSVNVRRQTEDGYDEVTCSLPAVVSVTAGVVEPRYPSFKGIMAAKSKPVEEQTVVGLGLDPARVGAAGAGQEIVAVEDAPVREAGEIIVDDGEAFTNIVSFLDGLKVI
- a CDS encoding diacylglycerol kinase family lipid kinase, whose amino-acid sequence is MLPTEASSPTGGAGRFRVVMRVLLLVNSAASSVTARRRVVIQKALSADHAVTLAETSRRGHATRLAQGAAAAGADVVVVLGGDGTLNEAANGLAGTPCALAALPGGSTNVFARTIGLPNDPIEATSDLLDALDAGRIKRVGLGTVNGRYFLFHVGMGFDAAAVAQVERRSGLKRYAGHPLFIFAGFDTWIRHYDRSRPRFSVRYEDGTVVDDGYLSICLNTNPYTYLGNRPLNLAPETTLERGLAVVTLRTLAFGRTLRIIGSALGQGRHLRTSRWTDYRSDLARLTVTGYGPFPYQVDGDYLGETELLEISHEPNILRLVLPS